From Streptomyces sp. NBC_01754, a single genomic window includes:
- a CDS encoding transposase: MSKRYTSESKRDAVALVSSSERNVTEVARELGVSAEGLRGWVKQAKTDALVTQPGLHSPGPIRPSIRLSTSTAELQSGRLTQRCQGGRRRPLA; the protein is encoded by the coding sequence GTGAGCAAGCGGTACACGTCGGAATCCAAGCGGGATGCGGTGGCACTGGTCAGCTCGTCAGAGCGGAATGTCACCGAGGTCGCCCGGGAACTCGGCGTGAGTGCGGAGGGACTTCGCGGCTGGGTGAAGCAGGCGAAGACTGACGCTCTTGTCACTCAACCTGGACTGCATTCTCCTGGACCGATCCGTCCCAGTATCAGGCTGTCCACTTCAACGGCGGAACTTCAGTCGGGGCGTCTCACCCAACGATGTCAGGGAGGGCGCCGCCGCCCGCTGGCATGA
- a CDS encoding Gfo/Idh/MocA family protein — protein sequence MTTTTTSGSAAPGTPMRVGLVGAGPWARMTHAPVLAAHPGAVLGGVWGRRPEAAQELAAAHGTDAYTDEAGLDALFAASDAVAFAVPPDIQAPLAARAAAAGCHLLLDKPVATTVAGAREVADAAARAKVASVVFCTLRFAAGTADWIAEQAAAGGWFTARAQWLAALYAPGTGNPFAASPWRREKGGLWDCGPHALSVLIPVLGDVTDVVAARGPADATHLLLRHTSGASSTLTLALDAPSAAAGTEVEFRGEHGISALPEGGGDAGSAFAAAVDALITAARTGVAHPCDVRFGLRLTEVLAQAEAELGPVRA from the coding sequence ATGACCACAACAACCACCTCCGGCTCCGCCGCCCCCGGCACACCGATGCGCGTCGGTCTCGTCGGCGCCGGCCCCTGGGCCCGCATGACCCATGCCCCCGTGCTCGCCGCCCACCCCGGTGCCGTACTCGGCGGAGTCTGGGGCCGCCGCCCGGAAGCGGCCCAGGAGCTGGCCGCCGCCCACGGCACCGACGCCTACACGGACGAAGCGGGCCTCGACGCGCTTTTCGCCGCGAGCGACGCGGTGGCCTTCGCCGTACCGCCGGACATCCAGGCACCGCTGGCCGCGCGCGCGGCCGCCGCCGGCTGCCATCTGCTGCTGGACAAGCCGGTGGCCACGACCGTGGCCGGGGCGCGCGAGGTGGCCGACGCCGCCGCCCGCGCCAAGGTCGCCTCCGTCGTCTTCTGCACCCTGCGCTTCGCCGCCGGGACGGCCGACTGGATCGCCGAACAGGCGGCGGCCGGCGGCTGGTTCACGGCCCGAGCCCAGTGGCTCGCCGCGCTGTACGCCCCCGGCACCGGCAACCCGTTCGCCGCCTCACCCTGGCGCCGCGAGAAGGGCGGCCTGTGGGACTGCGGCCCGCACGCCCTCTCGGTGCTGATCCCGGTCCTGGGCGACGTGACGGACGTGGTGGCGGCCCGCGGACCGGCCGACGCCACCCATCTGCTGCTCCGGCACACCTCCGGGGCGTCCAGCACGCTCACGCTCGCGCTGGACGCACCGTCGGCCGCGGCGGGTACGGAGGTCGAGTTCCGGGGCGAGCACGGGATCTCCGCCCTGCCCGAGGGCGGCGGCGACGCAGGGAGCGCCTTCGCGGCGGCCGTGGACGCGCTGATCACCGCGGCCCGCACGGGGGTGGCCCACCCCTGCGACGTACGGTTCGGGCTGCGCCTGACCGAGGTGCTCGCCCAGGCCGAGGCGGAGCTGGGGCCGGTACGCGCCTGA
- the lipA gene encoding lipoyl synthase, whose product MSAVAPDGRKMLRLEVRNSQTPIERKPEWIKTRAKMGPEYNRLQKLVKSEGLHTVCQEAGCPNIFECWEDREATFLIGGDQCTRRCDFCQIDTGKPQELDRDEPRRVGESVVTMDLNYATITGVARDDLEDGGAWLYAETVRQIHALTAEREAGATKVELLIPDFNAVPEQLAEVFSSRPEVLAHNVETVPRIFKRIRPGFRYERSLEVITRAREAGLVAKSNLILGMGETREEVSEALKDLHDAGCELITITQYLRPSPRHHPVERWVKPHEFVELKDEADAIGYSGVMSGPLVRSSYRAGRLFQQAVERRGGAAAAAPGAPASAPAV is encoded by the coding sequence GTGTCCGCTGTCGCACCCGACGGTCGCAAGATGCTGCGCCTGGAGGTCCGGAACAGCCAGACCCCCATCGAGCGCAAGCCCGAGTGGATCAAAACCCGGGCGAAGATGGGTCCCGAGTACAACCGGTTGCAGAAGCTCGTGAAGAGCGAGGGTCTGCACACGGTGTGCCAGGAGGCCGGCTGCCCCAACATCTTCGAATGCTGGGAGGACCGTGAGGCCACCTTCCTCATCGGCGGGGACCAGTGCACCCGGCGCTGCGACTTCTGCCAGATCGACACGGGCAAGCCGCAGGAGCTGGACCGTGACGAGCCGCGCCGCGTGGGCGAGTCCGTCGTCACGATGGACCTGAACTACGCCACCATCACCGGCGTCGCCCGCGACGACCTGGAGGACGGCGGCGCCTGGCTGTACGCGGAGACGGTCCGTCAGATCCACGCGCTGACGGCGGAGCGGGAGGCCGGCGCGACCAAGGTCGAGCTGCTGATCCCCGACTTCAACGCGGTGCCCGAGCAGCTCGCCGAGGTCTTCTCCTCGCGCCCCGAGGTGCTCGCCCACAACGTCGAGACGGTGCCCCGCATCTTCAAGCGGATCCGCCCCGGCTTCCGCTACGAGCGCTCGCTGGAGGTCATCACGCGGGCCCGCGAGGCCGGCCTGGTGGCCAAGTCGAACCTGATCCTCGGCATGGGTGAGACCCGCGAAGAGGTCAGCGAGGCGCTGAAGGACCTGCACGACGCGGGTTGCGAGCTCATCACGATCACGCAGTACCTGAGGCCCTCCCCCCGGCACCACCCCGTCGAGCGCTGGGTGAAGCCGCACGAGTTCGTGGAGCTGAAGGACGAGGCCGACGCCATCGGTTACTCCGGTGTCATGTCGGGTCCGCTGGTGCGTTCCTCGTACCGCGCGGGCCGCCTCTTCCAGCAGGCGGTCGAGCGTCGCGGCGGGGCCGCGGCGGCGGCGCCCGGAGCCCCGGCGTCCGCCCCCGCGGTGTGA
- a CDS encoding transposase, with the protein MDERAVFTAVVYVLTSGCAWRYLPESFGVSPATAHRRFSAWTEAGLWRRLHRAVLDELGARGELDWSSAIVDAASVRAKRGVR; encoded by the coding sequence GTGGACGAGCGGGCGGTGTTCACGGCCGTGGTCTATGTGCTGACCAGCGGGTGTGCGTGGCGGTATCTGCCGGAGTCGTTCGGTGTCTCGCCGGCCACCGCGCACCGTCGGTTCAGTGCGTGGACCGAGGCCGGGTTGTGGCGCAGGCTGCACCGGGCGGTGCTCGACGAGCTCGGCGCCAGGGGCGAGTTGGACTGGTCGTCCGCGATCGTCGATGCCGCGTCGGTGCGGGCGAAAAGGGGGGTTCGCTGA
- a CDS encoding arsenate reductase family protein: MEIWINPACSKCRAAVSLLDSEGAAYTVRRYLEDVPSPDEIRDVLGRLGLEPWDITRTGEADAVELGVEEWPRDAVSRERWIRALSEHPKLIQRPIITAQDGSAVVARTDEAVRDALGR; the protein is encoded by the coding sequence ATGGAGATCTGGATCAATCCGGCCTGTTCGAAGTGCCGTGCCGCGGTGAGCCTGCTCGACTCCGAGGGCGCCGCGTACACGGTCCGCCGCTATCTGGAGGACGTCCCCTCCCCCGACGAGATCCGCGACGTACTCGGCCGGCTCGGGCTCGAGCCGTGGGACATCACGCGGACGGGAGAGGCGGACGCAGTGGAGCTGGGGGTGGAGGAATGGCCCCGGGACGCCGTTTCGCGCGAACGGTGGATCAGGGCGCTTTCCGAGCACCCGAAGCTGATCCAGCGGCCGATCATCACCGCCCAGGACGGGAGCGCCGTGGTGGCCCGGACGGACGAGGCGGTCAGGGACGCGCTGGGGCGGTGA
- a CDS encoding NUDIX hydrolase produces MQWTVHGERQIYNNPWVNLWLVDVQQPDRRRWEHHVVRMRHLAVAAVVDDQKRVLMMWRHRFITDTWGWELPMGLIEADETPEQAAAREVEEETGWRVKGVKPLVYAQPANGITDSEHFVFRAETASYAGPPTELNESDRIEWIPISEIRGLIDRREVVSSGSLVGLLYLLLDEATGSS; encoded by the coding sequence ATGCAGTGGACCGTCCATGGCGAGCGGCAGATCTACAACAACCCATGGGTGAATCTCTGGCTTGTGGACGTCCAGCAGCCTGACAGGCGGCGGTGGGAACACCATGTGGTCCGGATGCGGCACCTGGCTGTAGCGGCCGTGGTCGACGACCAGAAGCGCGTGCTGATGATGTGGCGGCACCGGTTCATCACCGATACCTGGGGCTGGGAGCTTCCGATGGGCCTCATCGAGGCCGACGAGACCCCGGAGCAGGCTGCTGCCCGCGAGGTCGAGGAGGAGACCGGCTGGCGCGTGAAGGGCGTCAAGCCGCTGGTGTACGCGCAACCGGCGAACGGCATCACGGATTCCGAGCACTTCGTCTTCCGTGCCGAGACAGCCTCGTATGCGGGCCCGCCGACCGAGTTGAACGAGTCCGACCGAATCGAGTGGATTCCGATCTCGGAAATCCGGGGCCTGATCGACCGCCGCGAGGTCGTCAGCAGTGGCAGCCTGGTCGGTTTGCTGTATCTGCTGCTGGACGAAGCGACCGGCAGCTCGTAA
- the glnA gene encoding type I glutamate--ammonia ligase: MFQNADEVQKYIADNDVKFIDVRFCDLPGVMQHVTIPAGTFDPAEDLAFDGSSIRGFQAIHESDMALRADLSTARVDPFRRDKTVNINFFIHDPITGEQYSRDPRNVARKAEAYLTSTGIADTAYFGPEAEFYVFDNVRFQTSANESFYHIDSEAGAWNTGALENNRGYKVRYKGGYFPVPPVDHFADLRAEMSLELDRNGLQVERQHHEVGTAGQAEINYKFNTLLAAADDLMLFKYIVKNVAWRNGKTATFMPKPIFGDNGSGMHVHQSLWSGGTPLFYDEQGYAGLSDMARYYIGGILKHAPSLLAFTNPTVNSYHRLVPGFEAPVNMVYSQRNRSAAMRIPITGSNPKAKRVEFRAPDPSSNPYLAFSALLMAGLDGVKNKIEPPEPIDKDLYELAPEEHANVQQVPTSLPAVLEALEQDHEYLQAGGVFTPDLIETWIDYKRTQEIAPIQLRPHPHEFELYFDL, translated from the coding sequence ATGTTCCAGAACGCCGACGAAGTCCAGAAATACATCGCCGACAACGACGTCAAGTTCATCGACGTCCGGTTCTGCGACCTGCCGGGGGTGATGCAGCACGTCACGATCCCCGCGGGGACCTTCGACCCGGCCGAGGATCTGGCTTTCGACGGCTCGTCCATCCGTGGCTTCCAGGCGATCCACGAGTCGGACATGGCACTGCGCGCCGACCTGTCCACGGCACGGGTCGACCCGTTCCGCCGTGACAAGACGGTGAACATCAACTTCTTCATCCACGACCCGATCACCGGCGAGCAGTACAGCCGTGACCCGCGGAACGTGGCCCGGAAGGCGGAGGCTTACCTCACCTCGACCGGTATCGCCGACACCGCGTACTTCGGCCCCGAGGCCGAGTTCTACGTCTTCGACAACGTCCGCTTCCAGACGTCGGCGAACGAGAGCTTCTACCACATCGACTCCGAGGCCGGCGCCTGGAACACCGGTGCGCTGGAGAACAACCGGGGTTACAAGGTCCGCTACAAGGGCGGCTACTTCCCGGTCCCGCCGGTCGACCACTTCGCCGACCTGCGCGCCGAGATGTCGCTGGAGCTGGACAGGAACGGCCTCCAGGTCGAGCGCCAGCACCACGAGGTCGGCACCGCCGGCCAGGCCGAGATCAACTACAAGTTCAACACGCTGCTCGCCGCGGCCGACGACCTGATGCTCTTCAAGTACATCGTGAAGAACGTGGCCTGGCGCAACGGCAAGACCGCGACCTTCATGCCGAAGCCGATCTTCGGTGACAACGGCTCGGGCATGCACGTCCACCAGTCCCTGTGGTCGGGCGGCACCCCGCTCTTCTACGACGAGCAGGGTTACGCGGGCCTCTCGGACATGGCGCGCTATTACATCGGCGGCATCCTGAAGCACGCCCCGTCGCTGCTGGCGTTCACCAACCCGACGGTGAACTCCTACCACCGCCTGGTGCCCGGCTTCGAGGCCCCGGTCAACATGGTGTACTCGCAGCGCAACCGTTCCGCCGCGATGCGCATCCCGATCACGGGCTCCAACCCGAAGGCCAAGCGCGTCGAGTTCCGCGCCCCGGACCCGTCCTCCAACCCGTACCTGGCGTTCTCGGCCCTGCTGATGGCGGGCCTGGACGGCGTCAAGAACAAGATCGAGCCGCCGGAGCCGATCGACAAGGACCTCTACGAGCTGGCCCCCGAGGAACACGCGAACGTCCAGCAGGTCCCGACCTCGCTCCCGGCGGTCCTGGAGGCACTGGAGCAGGACCACGAGTACCTCCAGGCCGGCGGCGTCTTCACGCCGGACCTGATCGAGACGTGGATCGACTACAAGCGCACGCAGGAGATCGCCCCGATCCAACTGCGTCCGCACCCGCACGAGTTCGAGCTGTACTTCGACCTCTGA
- a CDS encoding IS5 family transposase, whose product MAQAAPGGARRARRQGRVGLVVRDRRCRVGAGEKGGSLTGPNPVDRGKKGSKLHVLSEAQGLPLALAVSGANLHDSQAFKPLILGIPAVRSRRGPRRRRPVKIRADKAYYSAEHLRWLRARNLVPRIARPGIESGERLGRHRWKIERSISWLFGYRRLTVRYERKGSHFLAFLGLAATLTCYKRLAKITT is encoded by the coding sequence GTGGCGCAGGCTGCACCGGGCGGTGCTCGACGAGCTCGGCGCCAGGGGCGAGTTGGACTGGTCGTCCGCGATCGTCGATGCCGCGTCGGTGCGGGCGAAAAGGGGGGTTCGCTGACCGGGCCGAATCCGGTCGATCGAGGCAAGAAGGGCAGCAAGCTGCATGTGCTGTCCGAGGCCCAGGGCCTGCCGTTGGCCCTGGCGGTGTCGGGTGCGAACCTGCACGACAGCCAGGCGTTCAAACCGCTGATCCTCGGGATACCCGCCGTCCGCTCGCGGCGCGGACCCCGACGGAGACGGCCGGTGAAGATCCGAGCGGACAAGGCGTACTACTCCGCCGAACATCTCCGCTGGCTGCGCGCCCGCAACCTCGTCCCGAGGATTGCCCGCCCTGGCATCGAGTCCGGCGAGCGGCTTGGCCGTCACCGCTGGAAGATCGAGCGGTCGATCTCCTGGCTCTTCGGCTACCGCCGCCTCACCGTCCGGTACGAGCGAAAGGGCAGCCACTTCCTCGCCTTCCTGGGACTTGCCGCAACCCTCACCTGCTACAAGAGACTCGCCAAGATCACCACGTGA
- a CDS encoding RDD family protein, protein MDNRQAIGSWLSGPRAAAEEMGADFGYRGRRLGLPEEGPGSVAPLGRRFGALFIDWAACMLIAYGLFARGDQQATGNWALGIFLVLSLLTVTTVGSTPGKRICGLRVIAEDGSRLGVGRVLLRTVLLLLVIPALVWDRDTRGLHDRLSHAVQVRI, encoded by the coding sequence GTGGACAACAGGCAAGCAATCGGATCGTGGCTCTCCGGCCCCCGCGCGGCCGCCGAGGAGATGGGTGCGGACTTCGGTTACCGGGGCAGGCGCCTCGGCCTGCCCGAGGAAGGCCCGGGGTCGGTGGCCCCCCTCGGCCGGCGCTTCGGCGCCCTCTTCATCGACTGGGCCGCCTGCATGCTGATCGCGTACGGGCTGTTCGCTCGCGGTGACCAGCAGGCCACCGGCAACTGGGCGCTCGGTATCTTCCTCGTCCTGAGCCTGCTCACCGTGACCACCGTCGGCTCCACCCCGGGCAAGCGCATCTGCGGTCTGCGGGTCATCGCCGAGGACGGCAGCCGGCTCGGCGTCGGCCGGGTCCTCCTGCGGACCGTGCTGCTCCTGCTGGTGATCCCGGCCCTGGTCTGGGACCGCGACACCCGCGGCCTCCACGACCGGCTCTCCCACGCCGTCCAGGTGCGCATCTGA
- a CDS encoding SCO2195 family GlnR-regulated protein: MHAAPVRANALPSVTTALRAVESLLLSGGQRTARRNAWAAVLEDRRRARDRVEAEHVLEAVAAHRS; encoded by the coding sequence ATGCATGCCGCACCGGTCCGAGCCAACGCGCTCCCGTCCGTCACCACCGCCCTGCGCGCCGTGGAGTCGCTGCTGCTGAGCGGCGGCCAGCGCACCGCCCGCCGCAACGCCTGGGCAGCGGTCCTGGAGGACCGCCGCAGGGCCCGGGACCGGGTCGAGGCGGAACACGTGCTGGAGGCTGTGGCAGCCCACCGTTCCTAG
- a CDS encoding DUF4191 domain-containing protein, translated as MARKANTEGADSAENAGRLKQIALTYKMTRRSDPKVGLVVAGVGIVTFGVLLAIGFLIGHPVYAGVLGFVLAFLAMAIVFGRRAERAAFGQMEGQPGAAAAVLDRVGRGWTTTPAVAMNRSQDVVHRAVGKAGIVLVAEGNPNRVKSLLAAEKKRMARIVVDVPVHDIIVGDGEGQVPLKKVRTTMLKLPRVLTGPQVTAANDRLRAMGDLMSNMPLPKGPMPKGMRMPRGGKMR; from the coding sequence ATGGCGAGGAAGGCAAACACTGAAGGCGCGGACAGCGCCGAGAACGCGGGGCGGCTCAAGCAGATCGCCCTGACCTACAAGATGACCAGGCGGTCCGACCCCAAGGTGGGTCTTGTCGTCGCGGGTGTGGGAATCGTCACCTTCGGTGTCCTCCTCGCGATCGGTTTCCTGATCGGTCATCCCGTCTACGCGGGCGTCCTGGGCTTCGTCCTGGCCTTCCTCGCGATGGCGATCGTCTTCGGACGGCGTGCCGAACGGGCGGCCTTCGGGCAGATGGAGGGACAGCCGGGCGCGGCCGCGGCCGTACTGGACCGGGTGGGCCGTGGCTGGACCACGACTCCGGCGGTCGCGATGAACCGCAGCCAGGACGTCGTCCACCGTGCCGTCGGCAAGGCGGGCATCGTACTGGTGGCGGAGGGCAACCCCAACCGGGTCAAGAGCCTGCTGGCCGCCGAGAAGAAGCGGATGGCCCGCATCGTGGTGGACGTGCCGGTGCACGACATCATCGTCGGCGACGGCGAGGGCCAGGTGCCGCTGAAGAAGGTGCGCACCACGATGCTGAAGCTTCCGCGCGTCCTCACCGGCCCGCAGGTCACCGCGGCCAACGACCGGCTGCGGGCGATGGGCGACCTGATGAGCAACATGCCGCTGCCGAAGGGGCCGATGCCGAAGGGCATGCGGATGCCGCGCGGCGGAAAGATGCGCTGA